One genomic segment of Mycolicibacterium psychrotolerans includes these proteins:
- a CDS encoding electron transfer flavoprotein subunit beta/FixA family protein, producing MTNIVVLIKQVPDTWSERKLSEGDWTLDREAADAVLDEINERAVEEALLIKEREGGDSTVTVLTAGPERATEAIRKALSMGADKAVHLVDEGLHGSDMVQTGWALARALGTIEGTELVIAGNEATDGTGGAVPAIIAEYLGLPQLTHVRKLTVENGKVTGERETDDGVFTLEASLPAVVSVNEKINEPRFPSFKGIMAAKKKEVTKLTLAEIGVESDEVGVANAGSKVLSSTPKPPKTAGEKVTDEGEGGTKIAEYLVAQKIV from the coding sequence ATGACGAACATCGTGGTTCTGATCAAACAAGTTCCCGACACATGGTCCGAGCGCAAGCTGTCCGAGGGCGACTGGACCCTCGACCGTGAGGCCGCCGACGCCGTGCTCGACGAGATCAACGAGCGCGCGGTCGAGGAAGCGTTGCTGATCAAGGAGCGTGAGGGCGGCGACAGCACTGTCACCGTGCTGACGGCCGGCCCGGAGCGGGCCACCGAGGCCATCCGCAAGGCGCTGTCCATGGGTGCGGACAAGGCGGTGCACCTGGTCGACGAGGGCCTGCACGGTTCGGACATGGTGCAGACGGGCTGGGCGCTGGCCCGTGCCCTCGGCACCATCGAGGGCACCGAGCTGGTCATCGCCGGCAACGAGGCCACCGACGGGACCGGTGGCGCCGTGCCTGCGATCATCGCCGAGTACCTCGGGCTGCCGCAGCTGACGCATGTGCGCAAGCTCACTGTGGAGAACGGCAAGGTCACCGGCGAGCGCGAGACCGACGACGGCGTGTTCACCCTCGAGGCGTCGCTGCCCGCCGTGGTCAGCGTCAACGAGAAGATCAACGAGCCGCGCTTCCCGTCCTTCAAGGGCATCATGGCCGCGAAGAAGAAGGAAGTGACCAAGCTGACGCTCGCCGAGATCGGTGTGGAGTCCGATGAGGTCGGCGTCGCCAACGCCGGTTCCAAGGTGCTGTCGTCGACGCCGAAGCCGCCCAAGACCGCGGGCGAGAAGGTCACCGACGAGGGCGAGGGCGGCACGAAGATCGCCGAGTACCTGGTCGCTCAAAAAATCGTGTAG
- a CDS encoding class I SAM-dependent methyltransferase, with the protein MSAHVTHSAVETQPADAPMALTGERTVPGIAEENYWFRRHEVVYRRLLDQCRDRDVLEAGCGEGYGADLIADVARRVIGLDYDESAVAHVRARYPRVDMRHGNLAELPLAAESVDVVVNFQVIEHLWDQGQFVAECRRVLRPGGLLLMSTPNRITFSPGRDTPVNPFHTRELNAAELTELLADAGLSVESMLGVFHGPRLAELDARHGGSIIDAQIARALADAPWPAELLADIESVTVDDFEITDGRDIDDSLDLVAIAVRS; encoded by the coding sequence ATGAGCGCACACGTGACCCACTCAGCGGTTGAGACGCAGCCGGCTGACGCCCCCATGGCGCTGACGGGTGAGCGGACCGTCCCCGGTATCGCCGAGGAGAACTACTGGTTCCGTCGGCATGAGGTCGTGTACCGCCGCCTGCTGGACCAGTGCCGCGACCGTGACGTGCTCGAGGCGGGCTGCGGTGAGGGCTACGGCGCCGACTTGATCGCCGACGTCGCCCGCCGGGTGATCGGCCTCGACTACGACGAGTCGGCGGTGGCGCACGTCCGGGCCCGCTATCCGCGCGTCGACATGCGCCACGGCAACCTCGCCGAGTTGCCGCTGGCCGCCGAGTCGGTGGACGTCGTGGTCAACTTCCAGGTGATCGAGCATCTCTGGGACCAGGGCCAGTTCGTCGCCGAGTGCCGCCGGGTGCTGCGCCCCGGCGGGCTGCTGCTGATGTCCACGCCCAACCGCATCACCTTCTCCCCCGGCCGCGACACCCCGGTCAACCCGTTCCACACCAGGGAACTCAATGCCGCGGAACTGACCGAACTGCTCGCGGATGCCGGGCTGAGCGTGGAATCGATGCTGGGGGTGTTCCACGGTCCCCGGCTCGCCGAGCTGGACGCGCGCCACGGCGGCTCGATCATCGATGCGCAGATCGCCCGCGCGCTCGCCGATGCGCCGTGGCCGGCCGAACTGCTCGCCGACATAGAGTCGGTCACCGTCGACGACTTCGAGATCACCGACGGCCGGGACATCGACGACAGCCTGGATCTGGTCGCGATCGCGGTGCGGTCGTGA
- a CDS encoding 1,4-alpha-glucan branching protein domain-containing protein, with protein sequence MSAAKPVPGLFTFVLHTHLPWLAHHGRWPVGEEWLYQSWSASYLPLVRVLRTLADEDRQHLVTLGVTPVVAAQLDDPYCLQGMHHWLANWRLRAGEAATTRTASGPSPASEPEALRRFGSREQAEADRELAEFETLWRHGGSPVLRDLIDGRVIELLGGPLAHPFQPLLNPRLREFALREGLADAEQRVAHRPAGIWAPECAYAPGMEIDFAAAGVGHFMVDGPSLHGDTALGRPVGDSDVVAFGRDLAVSYRVWSPKSGYPGHAAYRDFHTYDHATGLKSARVTGRNVPSEAKAPYDPERAAAAVDGHVADFVATVRERLINESARIGRPAHVIAAFDTELFGHWWHEGPLWLEKVLRALPEAGVRVGTLTDALTEGYVGAPVQLPPSSWGSGKDWQVWAGDQVADLVRLNTEVVDTALSTVDKALAHAAARGAPGPRMFVADQILRETLLTVSSDWPFMVSKDSAADYARYRAHLHAHATREIADALASGRTEQAQRLAQGWNRADGLFGALDARRLPSA encoded by the coding sequence GTGAGCGCAGCGAAGCCCGTACCCGGGCTGTTCACCTTCGTCCTGCACACCCATCTGCCGTGGCTGGCCCACCACGGCCGCTGGCCGGTCGGCGAGGAATGGCTCTACCAGTCCTGGTCGGCGTCGTACCTGCCGCTGGTGCGGGTGCTGCGCACCCTGGCCGACGAGGATCGGCAGCACCTGGTCACCCTCGGCGTCACCCCGGTGGTGGCCGCCCAGCTCGACGATCCCTACTGCCTCCAGGGCATGCATCACTGGCTGGCCAACTGGCGGCTGCGCGCCGGCGAAGCCGCGACCACCCGCACGGCGTCCGGCCCGTCACCGGCATCGGAGCCGGAGGCGTTGCGCCGCTTCGGTTCCCGTGAGCAAGCCGAGGCCGATCGCGAGCTCGCCGAGTTCGAGACGCTGTGGCGGCACGGTGGCAGCCCGGTGCTGCGGGACCTCATCGACGGGCGCGTCATCGAACTGCTCGGCGGCCCGTTGGCGCACCCGTTCCAGCCGTTGCTCAATCCGCGTCTGCGCGAGTTCGCCCTGCGCGAGGGGCTGGCCGACGCCGAGCAGCGCGTCGCGCACCGCCCAGCCGGGATCTGGGCGCCGGAGTGTGCCTACGCACCGGGCATGGAGATCGACTTCGCCGCCGCCGGGGTGGGCCACTTCATGGTCGACGGCCCCTCCCTGCACGGCGACACCGCGCTCGGTCGCCCGGTCGGCGACTCCGACGTCGTCGCGTTCGGCCGCGATCTGGCCGTCAGTTACCGGGTGTGGTCCCCGAAGTCCGGCTATCCCGGACACGCCGCCTACCGCGACTTCCACACCTACGACCATGCCACCGGCCTGAAATCGGCTCGGGTGACCGGTCGTAACGTGCCGTCGGAGGCGAAGGCGCCCTACGATCCCGAGCGGGCGGCGGCCGCCGTCGACGGCCACGTCGCCGACTTCGTCGCCACCGTGCGGGAACGGCTGATCAACGAGAGCGCCCGGATCGGCAGGCCCGCTCACGTCATCGCCGCCTTCGACACCGAGTTGTTCGGTCACTGGTGGCACGAGGGACCGCTCTGGCTGGAGAAGGTGCTGCGGGCCCTGCCGGAAGCGGGTGTGCGCGTCGGCACGCTCACCGACGCGCTCACCGAGGGTTACGTCGGCGCCCCGGTCCAATTACCGCCCAGCTCATGGGGTTCCGGCAAGGACTGGCAGGTGTGGGCGGGCGATCAGGTGGCCGATCTGGTGCGGCTGAACACCGAGGTCGTCGACACGGCGCTCAGCACGGTGGACAAGGCACTGGCCCACGCGGCCGCGCGGGGTGCGCCGGGGCCCCGGATGTTCGTCGCCGACCAGATCCTGCGGGAAACGCTGCTGACCGTGTCCAGCGACTGGCCGTTCATGGTCAGCAAGGACTCGGCGGCCGACTACGCGCGCTACCGGGCGCACCTGCACGCGCACGCCACCCGCGAGATCGCCGATGCGCTGGCGTCGGGCCGCACCGAGCAGGCGCAGCGCCTCGCGCAGGGCTGGAACCGCGCCGACGGGTTGTTCGGCGCGCTGGACGCGCGGAGACTGCCGAGCGCGTGA
- a CDS encoding glycosyltransferase family 4 protein, translating into MKVLLVSWEFPPVVIGGLGRHVHHLATELAAAGHDVVVLSRRPTGTDPATHPTTDEVSDGVRVIAAAEDPHEFAFGTDMMAWTLAMGHAMVRAGLMLGDWRPDVVHAHDWLVAHPAVALAQFFDVPLVSTIHATEAGRHSGWVSGPVSRQVHALESWLVHESDSLIACSASMRDEITALFGPGLSEICVIRNGIDTAGWPFAPRRAHSGPAELLYFGRLEYEKGVHDAIAALPRIRRTHPGTTLTIAGDGTQLAFLTAQARKHKVLKATNFVGLVDHAQLLALLHRADAAVLPSRYEPFGIVALEAAAAGVPLVASSAGGLGEAVIDGTTGRSFPPGDVAALAAAVRAVLDAPAAAQGAATAARERLTSEFAWRTVAEETAQVYLGAKRGERRPQPRRPIAERALPGL; encoded by the coding sequence ATGAAAGTCCTTCTGGTGTCTTGGGAATTCCCGCCGGTGGTCATCGGCGGGCTGGGCCGGCACGTGCACCATCTGGCGACCGAACTCGCCGCAGCGGGCCACGACGTCGTGGTGCTCAGCCGCAGGCCCACGGGCACCGACCCGGCGACGCACCCCACCACCGACGAGGTCAGCGACGGAGTGCGGGTGATCGCGGCCGCGGAGGATCCGCACGAGTTCGCCTTCGGCACCGACATGATGGCGTGGACGCTGGCCATGGGGCACGCGATGGTCCGGGCCGGCCTGATGCTCGGCGATTGGCGGCCCGACGTGGTGCACGCGCACGACTGGCTGGTCGCCCACCCCGCCGTGGCGCTGGCCCAGTTCTTCGACGTGCCGTTGGTCTCCACCATCCATGCCACCGAGGCGGGCCGGCATTCGGGATGGGTGTCGGGTCCGGTCAGCCGCCAGGTGCATGCGCTCGAGTCCTGGCTGGTGCACGAATCCGACTCTCTCATCGCCTGTTCGGCGTCGATGCGCGACGAGATCACCGCGCTGTTCGGCCCCGGGCTGTCCGAGATCTGCGTCATCCGCAACGGAATCGACACCGCCGGTTGGCCGTTCGCGCCCCGCCGGGCGCATTCGGGTCCCGCCGAGCTGCTGTACTTCGGCCGCCTGGAGTACGAGAAGGGCGTGCACGACGCCATCGCCGCGCTGCCACGCATCCGGCGCACCCACCCGGGGACGACGCTGACCATCGCCGGCGACGGCACCCAGCTGGCGTTCCTCACGGCGCAGGCCCGAAAGCACAAGGTGCTCAAGGCAACGAACTTCGTCGGCCTCGTCGATCACGCGCAGCTGCTGGCCCTGCTGCACCGGGCGGACGCCGCCGTGCTGCCGTCGCGCTACGAGCCGTTCGGCATCGTCGCGCTCGAGGCCGCTGCCGCCGGCGTGCCGCTGGTCGCGTCCAGCGCGGGCGGTCTCGGCGAAGCCGTGATCGACGGGACCACCGGCCGGTCGTTCCCGCCCGGCGATGTGGCCGCCCTCGCGGCCGCCGTGCGTGCCGTGCTCGACGCGCCCGCGGCCGCCCAGGGTGCCGCGACGGCCGCGCGCGAGCGGCTCACGTCCGAATTCGCCTGGCGCACCGTCGCCGAGGAGACGGCGCAGGTGTACCTCGGCGCGAAGCGGGGCGAGCGCAGGCCGCAGCCCCGCAGGCCGATCGCGGAGCGGGCGCTGCCCGGCCTGTGA
- a CDS encoding acyltransferase — protein MTTMWGAPLHKRWRGSRLRDPRQANFLTLASLRWVLANRAYTPWYLVRYWRLLKFKLANPHIITRGMVFLGKGVEIQATPELSQMEIGRWVHIGDKNTIRCHEGSLRIGDKVVLGRDNVINTYLDIELGDSVLMADWCYICDFDHRMDNIELPIKDQGIIKGPVRIGPDTWVGVKVSVLRNTTIGRGCVLGSHAVVRGDIPDFSIAVGAPAKVVKNRKVSWETSAAKRAELAAALADIERKKASR, from the coding sequence ATGACGACGATGTGGGGCGCGCCGTTGCACAAGCGCTGGCGCGGGTCGCGCCTGCGCGATCCGCGGCAGGCGAACTTCCTCACTCTGGCATCGCTGCGATGGGTGCTGGCCAACCGGGCGTACACCCCGTGGTACCTGGTGCGCTACTGGCGGCTGCTGAAGTTCAAGCTGGCCAATCCGCACATCATCACCCGCGGCATGGTGTTCCTGGGCAAGGGCGTCGAAATCCAGGCGACCCCGGAGTTGAGCCAGATGGAGATCGGCCGCTGGGTGCACATCGGCGACAAGAACACGATCCGCTGTCACGAGGGCTCGCTGCGGATCGGCGACAAGGTGGTGCTCGGCCGCGACAACGTCATCAACACCTACCTCGACATCGAGCTCGGGGATTCGGTGCTGATGGCCGACTGGTGCTACATCTGCGATTTCGACCACCGGATGGACAACATCGAGCTGCCGATCAAGGACCAGGGCATCATCAAGGGCCCGGTGCGGATCGGGCCCGACACGTGGGTGGGTGTGAAGGTCAGCGTGCTGCGAAACACCACGATCGGGCGGGGCTGTGTGCTCGGTTCGCACGCGGTGGTGCGCGGGGACATCCCGGACTTCTCGATCGCGGTCGGTGCGCCGGCGAAGGTGGTCAAGAACCGCAAGGTGTCGTGGGAGACCTCGGCGGCCAAGCGCGCGGAACTGGCCGCCGCGCTGGCCGACATCGAACGCAAGAAGGCGTCTCGCTGA
- a CDS encoding outer membrane protein assembly factor BamB family protein → MFRRIFVLATTVLIAGALAGCGSTDSWVQSRAASGWAAQYGDAANSSSSPVSGADTLRLEWMRSVKGDLGAQAALGSGNYLAVNAQTAGGCSLMVWESNNRARQRWCTRLYQGGGLASPLFDGFDNLYVGQPGLVMSFPVTQWARWRKPVIGMPMTMRFLDPGMLLVVTHLGQVLVFDSHRGTVAGSAMDLVAGVNPRDSERGLQDCRLGGPACPVAAAPAYSDASKVIVLTVWEPGAEAPVLVGLRYRPGQTPLITREWTSDAVGRGPLASPVLSADGATAYVNGRDERLWAINTDDGSAKWSMPLDYLAQTPPSVSPDGLIVAGGGPGARLTAIRDTGDGPEKVWSRDDVSPLSTASLAGVGYTVAADGDGMALTVFALGDGHIVNTYRLPGATGWPVGVSVGHDRRVVTATSDGRVYGFAPA, encoded by the coding sequence GTGTTCCGGCGAATCTTCGTGCTGGCCACCACCGTGCTGATCGCGGGCGCGCTGGCCGGCTGCGGGAGCACCGATTCCTGGGTGCAGTCCCGCGCCGCGTCGGGCTGGGCCGCCCAGTACGGCGATGCCGCCAACAGCAGTTCCTCCCCGGTGTCGGGTGCCGACACGCTGCGGCTGGAGTGGATGCGCTCGGTCAAGGGCGACCTCGGCGCGCAGGCTGCGCTCGGCTCGGGCAACTATCTCGCGGTCAACGCGCAGACCGCCGGCGGATGTTCGCTGATGGTTTGGGAGTCGAACAACCGTGCGCGGCAACGCTGGTGCACGCGGCTCTACCAGGGCGGCGGCCTGGCGAGTCCTCTTTTCGACGGCTTCGACAACCTCTACGTCGGGCAGCCGGGGCTCGTGATGTCCTTCCCGGTGACGCAGTGGGCCCGCTGGCGGAAACCGGTGATCGGCATGCCGATGACGATGCGGTTCCTGGATCCGGGCATGCTGCTGGTCGTCACCCACCTGGGCCAGGTGCTGGTGTTCGATTCCCACCGCGGCACCGTGGCGGGCAGCGCGATGGACCTGGTGGCCGGGGTGAACCCGCGCGACTCCGAACGCGGCCTGCAGGACTGCAGGCTGGGCGGGCCGGCCTGCCCCGTCGCCGCCGCACCGGCGTACTCCGATGCGTCGAAGGTCATCGTGCTGACGGTGTGGGAACCGGGCGCCGAGGCGCCCGTGCTGGTCGGCCTGCGCTACCGGCCCGGGCAGACACCGCTGATCACCCGCGAATGGACCAGCGACGCGGTGGGACGCGGCCCGCTGGCCAGCCCCGTGCTCTCCGCGGACGGCGCCACGGCGTACGTCAACGGCCGCGACGAGCGGCTCTGGGCGATCAACACCGACGACGGCTCCGCGAAGTGGTCGATGCCGCTGGACTATCTGGCCCAGACACCGCCCTCGGTATCCCCCGACGGGCTGATCGTGGCCGGCGGCGGTCCGGGTGCCCGGCTGACCGCGATCCGCGACACCGGCGACGGTCCGGAGAAGGTGTGGAGCCGCGACGACGTGTCCCCGCTGTCCACGGCGAGCCTGGCCGGCGTCGGCTACACCGTGGCCGCGGACGGCGATGGTATGGCGCTGACGGTTTTCGCCCTCGGCGACGGACACATCGTGAACACCTACCGGTTACCGGGAGCCACCGGTTGGCCGGTCGGGGTGTCGGTCGGACACGACCGCAGGGTCGTCACCGCGACCAGCGACGGCCGGGTGTACGGCTTCGCGCCGGCTTAG
- a CDS encoding esterase: MRKLAAALLAAGVLAGWGATPAAAAQPACADLGGTVDAEQICHVHVENKTYTLDYIFPADYPDQQALIAYLTQTRDGFVNVAEMPGSWNLPYVLDGKGTGYRAGPDEGGTRSVVFEVYENVGGAHPQTWYKAFNWDVVKKAPITFDSLFRPGTRPVDVIFPIVQSEVSRQLGVEAPIAAADGLDPSKYSEFALTDDSIIFFFGQGEVMGGAGGALQATVPRSAVAAMLA; encoded by the coding sequence ATGCGTAAACTCGCCGCTGCTCTCCTGGCCGCCGGTGTGCTGGCCGGCTGGGGCGCCACGCCTGCGGCCGCCGCGCAGCCGGCGTGCGCCGACCTCGGCGGCACCGTGGACGCCGAGCAGATCTGTCACGTCCACGTGGAGAACAAGACCTACACCCTCGACTACATCTTCCCGGCCGACTATCCCGACCAGCAGGCGCTGATCGCCTATCTGACCCAGACCCGGGATGGCTTCGTCAACGTGGCGGAGATGCCGGGTTCGTGGAATCTGCCGTACGTGCTCGACGGAAAGGGAACGGGCTACCGCGCCGGGCCGGATGAGGGCGGCACGCGCAGCGTGGTGTTCGAGGTGTACGAGAACGTCGGCGGCGCGCACCCGCAGACCTGGTACAAGGCGTTCAACTGGGACGTCGTCAAGAAGGCGCCCATCACGTTCGACTCGTTGTTCAGGCCCGGCACCCGGCCCGTGGACGTGATCTTCCCGATCGTGCAGTCCGAGGTGTCGCGCCAACTGGGGGTCGAGGCCCCGATCGCCGCGGCGGACGGGCTCGACCCCTCGAAGTACTCAGAGTTCGCCCTGACCGACGACTCGATCATCTTCTTCTTCGGTCAGGGTGAGGTCATGGGCGGCGCCGGCGGTGCGCTGCAGGCGACCGTGCCCCGCTCGGCCGTCGCGGCGATGCTCGCCTAA
- a CDS encoding class I SAM-dependent methyltransferase, with the protein MAASGAEGLVLQRHGDGGQAGRHAVVAFGLDDVSFLRSDAGRLALAEVGRLALGTATLVADIGSVRTRFGDRAAVLVETVQLRRRAAAKFTDASEWLFTDEALQQATAGPVAAHRARRLAGATVHDATCSIGSELVALRNSAAYVVGSDLDPVRLAMARHNVGAQVVLCRADALRPVTGNAVVVVDPARRSGAKRRFDPRAYQPPLDELLVALAGRDHVVKCAPGIDFAMMAELGFDGEIEVTSLSGSVREACLWSAGLTTAGVRRRATVLDTGEQLTDTEPDDCDVAPAGRWLIDPDGAVVRAGLVRHYAARHGLWQIDPDIAYLSGDRLPDGVRGFEVLEQLPYSERHLRQALSARAVGALEILVRGVDVGPDALRTRLRLRGDDRASVVITRLGSGAASRATAFICRPSR; encoded by the coding sequence GTGGCGGCGAGTGGTGCCGAAGGGCTGGTTCTACAACGTCATGGTGACGGGGGTCAAGCCGGGCGGCACGCCGTCGTAGCCTTCGGCCTCGACGATGTGAGCTTTCTGCGCAGCGATGCCGGGCGGCTCGCTCTGGCCGAGGTCGGCCGGCTCGCACTCGGCACCGCCACCCTGGTCGCCGACATCGGTTCGGTGAGAACGCGATTCGGCGACCGTGCCGCGGTGCTGGTGGAGACCGTGCAGCTGCGGCGCCGGGCCGCGGCGAAGTTCACCGACGCATCGGAGTGGTTGTTCACCGACGAGGCCCTGCAGCAGGCCACCGCGGGGCCGGTGGCCGCGCATCGCGCGCGGCGGCTGGCCGGGGCGACGGTGCACGACGCCACCTGCTCGATCGGTTCCGAGCTTGTGGCGCTGCGGAATTCGGCCGCGTACGTGGTGGGCAGCGACCTCGATCCGGTACGGCTGGCGATGGCCCGGCACAACGTGGGTGCCCAGGTGGTGCTCTGCCGGGCCGACGCGCTGCGTCCCGTCACCGGGAACGCCGTGGTCGTGGTGGACCCGGCGCGGCGCAGCGGCGCCAAGCGCCGATTCGATCCGCGCGCCTACCAGCCGCCGCTCGACGAGCTCCTGGTCGCGCTGGCAGGCCGCGATCACGTGGTGAAATGCGCTCCGGGAATCGATTTCGCGATGATGGCCGAACTGGGTTTCGACGGGGAGATCGAGGTCACCTCACTGTCGGGAAGCGTGCGCGAAGCCTGTCTGTGGTCGGCCGGGCTGACCACGGCCGGGGTCCGCCGCCGCGCGACGGTGCTCGACACCGGTGAGCAGCTCACCGACACCGAGCCCGACGACTGCGACGTGGCGCCGGCCGGCCGGTGGCTGATCGACCCGGACGGCGCCGTCGTGCGGGCCGGCCTGGTGCGTCACTACGCGGCCCGGCACGGTCTGTGGCAGATCGACCCCGACATCGCGTATCTGTCCGGTGACCGGCTGCCTGACGGAGTACGCGGCTTCGAGGTGCTCGAACAGCTTCCCTACAGCGAACGCCACCTGCGGCAGGCGCTTTCGGCGCGGGCGGTGGGGGCGTTGGAAATCCTGGTCCGCGGTGTCGACGTGGGCCCCGACGCGTTGCGCACCCGGCTGCGGCTGCGCGGAGACGACCGCGCTTCGGTCGTCATCACCCGCCTCGGTTCCGGGGCGGCAAGCCGGGCAACGGCATTCATATGTCGTCCGTCACGGTGA
- a CDS encoding class I SAM-dependent methyltransferase — protein MTETKEPGAHPDVADPAPTPRATKEQVEAAMHDSKLAQVLYHDWEAETYDEKWSISYDQRCVDYARGRFDAAVPDEVQRELPYDRALELGCGTGFFLLNLIQAGVARRGSVTDLSPGMVKVATRNGQGLGLDVDGRVADAEGIPYDDNTFDLVVGHAVLHHIPDVELSLREVVRVLKPGGRFVFAGEPTTVGNRYARELSTLTWQVATNVTKLPMLSQWRRPQAELDESSRAAALEAVVDLHTFDPGDLEQMAANAGAVEIRTASEEFTAAMLGWPIRTFEAAVPPGRLGWGWARFAFTSWTTLSWVDSTVWRRVVPKGWFYNVMVTGVKPGGTPS, from the coding sequence ATGACGGAAACGAAGGAACCCGGCGCTCACCCAGATGTCGCCGACCCGGCTCCGACGCCGCGCGCGACCAAGGAGCAGGTCGAAGCCGCGATGCACGACTCCAAGCTCGCCCAGGTGCTCTACCACGACTGGGAGGCCGAGACCTACGACGAGAAGTGGTCGATCTCCTACGACCAGCGGTGCGTCGACTACGCCCGTGGCCGCTTCGACGCGGCGGTGCCCGACGAGGTGCAGCGCGAACTGCCCTACGACCGCGCACTGGAACTGGGCTGCGGCACCGGTTTCTTCCTGCTCAACCTGATCCAGGCGGGGGTGGCGCGCCGCGGGTCCGTCACCGACCTGTCGCCGGGCATGGTCAAGGTGGCCACCCGCAACGGGCAGGGTCTCGGCCTGGACGTCGACGGGCGGGTCGCCGATGCCGAGGGCATCCCGTACGACGACAACACCTTCGATCTGGTGGTCGGCCATGCCGTGCTGCACCACATCCCCGACGTGGAACTGTCGCTGCGCGAGGTCGTGCGCGTGCTCAAGCCGGGCGGCCGATTCGTCTTCGCCGGCGAGCCGACCACGGTCGGCAACCGTTACGCCCGGGAGCTCTCGACGCTGACCTGGCAGGTCGCGACCAACGTGACCAAGCTGCCGATGCTCTCGCAGTGGCGCCGCCCGCAGGCCGAACTCGACGAATCCTCGCGCGCGGCAGCGCTGGAGGCCGTCGTCGACCTGCACACCTTCGATCCCGGCGATCTCGAGCAGATGGCCGCCAACGCCGGCGCGGTCGAGATCCGCACGGCCAGTGAGGAATTCACGGCCGCGATGCTGGGCTGGCCGATCCGGACGTTCGAGGCGGCAGTGCCGCCGGGCCGGCTCGGTTGGGGCTGGGCCAGATTCGCGTTCACCAGCTGGACCACGCTGTCATGGGTGGACTCCACCGTGTGGCGGCGAGTGGTGCCGAAGGGCTGGTTCTACAACGTCATGGTGACGGGGGTCAAGCCGGGCGGCACGCCGTCGTAG
- a CDS encoding enoyl-CoA hydratase, with translation MTEFVSVHFGEDDARIATLLLSRPPTNAVTRQVCREIAEAAADLARRDDLTAVILFGGHEIFSAGEDMPELETLNAEEAEAAARVCHEAVDALAAVPRPTVAAITGYALGAGLTLALAADWRISGDNAKFGATQILAGRAPAGQAATRLSAAIGASKAKDLVFSGRFVDAREARELGLVDELVAPDAVYDAALAWARRFVDYPPEVLAAAKGAFDGRR, from the coding sequence GTGACGGAGTTCGTCAGCGTCCACTTCGGCGAGGACGACGCGCGGATCGCGACGCTGCTGCTGTCCCGGCCGCCCACCAACGCCGTGACCCGCCAGGTCTGTCGCGAGATCGCCGAGGCCGCAGCCGACCTGGCCCGGCGCGACGACCTGACCGCGGTCATCCTCTTCGGCGGGCACGAGATCTTCTCCGCCGGCGAGGACATGCCCGAGCTGGAGACGCTGAACGCCGAGGAGGCCGAGGCGGCCGCCAGGGTGTGCCACGAGGCCGTCGACGCGCTCGCGGCGGTGCCGAGGCCCACCGTGGCCGCGATCACCGGGTACGCACTCGGCGCGGGCTTGACGCTGGCGTTGGCCGCCGATTGGCGCATCAGCGGTGACAACGCGAAGTTCGGCGCGACGCAGATCCTGGCCGGCCGCGCTCCCGCGGGGCAGGCGGCGACCCGCCTGTCAGCGGCGATCGGTGCGAGCAAGGCCAAGGACCTGGTGTTCAGCGGCCGGTTCGTCGACGCCAGGGAAGCGCGGGAGCTCGGCCTCGTCGACGAGCTCGTCGCACCCGACGCCGTCTACGACGCCGCCCTGGCCTGGGCGCGCCGGTTCGTGGACTACCCGCCGGAGGTCCTGGCGGCCGCAAAAGGCGCCTTCGACGGCAGACGTTAG